From Cecembia calidifontis, one genomic window encodes:
- the mdh gene encoding malate dehydrogenase has product MTKVTVVGAGNVGATCADVLAYREIAEQIVLVDIKEGVAEGKALDIWQKAPINQYDSRTIGSTNDYSKTADSDVVVITSGLPRKPGMTRDDLIETNAGIVKSVTENVIKHSPNAIIIVVSNPLDVMTYQAHITSRLPRTKVMGMAGILDTARYRAFIADELNISSKEIQAILLGGHGDTMVPLPRYTTVAGIPVTELIAKDRLDAIIERTKFGGGELVKLMGTSAWYAPGSAAAQMVESILKNQRRVFPVCIKLEGEYGIDDCYLGVPVILGKNGVEKVIELDLNADEKALLEVSRGHVKEVMNVLDKLSTK; this is encoded by the coding sequence ATGACTAAAGTAACCGTAGTAGGTGCCGGTAATGTAGGGGCCACCTGTGCAGATGTGTTGGCATACAGAGAAATCGCTGAGCAGATCGTTTTGGTAGATATCAAAGAAGGAGTTGCTGAAGGCAAGGCACTTGATATCTGGCAAAAGGCACCTATCAATCAATATGACAGCAGGACAATAGGAAGTACCAATGACTACAGTAAGACAGCAGATTCTGATGTTGTAGTTATTACATCCGGTCTTCCAAGAAAACCTGGTATGACCAGGGATGACTTGATTGAAACCAATGCAGGTATCGTTAAATCTGTTACTGAAAATGTGATCAAGCATTCTCCAAATGCCATCATCATTGTGGTATCCAATCCATTGGATGTGATGACTTATCAGGCACACATTACTTCCAGGCTGCCAAGAACCAAAGTAATGGGAATGGCCGGTATTTTGGATACTGCCAGGTACAGGGCTTTCATTGCTGATGAGCTGAACATTTCTTCCAAGGAAATTCAGGCCATTTTATTGGGCGGTCATGGTGATACCATGGTTCCACTACCCAGATATACAACTGTAGCTGGTATTCCTGTGACAGAATTGATAGCTAAGGACAGACTGGATGCCATCATCGAAAGAACAAAATTCGGCGGTGGTGAATTGGTGAAATTGATGGGAACATCTGCTTGGTATGCGCCAGGTTCTGCTGCGGCTCAGATGGTAGAATCTATCTTAAAGAACCAAAGGAGGGTATTCCCAGTATGTATCAAGCTGGAAGGTGAGTATGGAATTGATGACTGCTACCTTGGCGTACCGGTTATTCTTGGCAAAAATGGCGTTGAAAAAGTTATCGAGCTTGATCTGAATGCTGATGAAAAAGCTTTGTTGGAAGTTTCCAGAGGTCATGTGAAAGAAGTGATGAATGTATTGGACAAACTTTCCACTAAATAA
- a CDS encoding Crp/Fnr family transcriptional regulator — MINPFSRTFSVSELETFQFLSQVMLFEKLKNMEMARFLTALHERKYRRDEVVFFSGDPSQALYVVKSGRINLTIDIKENFEIINEVNKGEFFGENSLLENVTRIYTAIVASEEAELLVLPHFAIQEVFDSYPKIKAKMMTSLAEFYNQNNKRLFKSYRNSFGFFNLQEMFDRNKEETR, encoded by the coding sequence ATGATCAATCCATTTTCAAGAACTTTTAGTGTCAGTGAACTGGAAACTTTTCAGTTTTTGTCTCAGGTCATGCTTTTCGAAAAGCTTAAAAATATGGAAATGGCCAGGTTCCTGACGGCTTTACACGAAAGAAAATACAGGAGAGATGAGGTGGTCTTTTTTAGTGGGGATCCCAGTCAGGCCCTGTATGTGGTCAAATCTGGAAGGATCAATCTCACCATTGATATCAAGGAAAATTTCGAAATCATCAATGAAGTTAATAAAGGGGAATTTTTTGGTGAAAACTCTCTGCTTGAGAATGTGACCAGGATATATACAGCAATAGTGGCATCAGAAGAGGCTGAACTGTTGGTGCTTCCTCATTTTGCCATTCAGGAGGTGTTTGACAGTTATCCTAAAATCAAGGCTAAAATGATGACTTCTTTGGCGGAGTTTTATAACCAGAACAACAAAAGACTTTTCAAATCCTATCGGAACTCTTTTGGGTTTTTTAATCTCCAGGAGATGTTTGATAGAAACAAAGAGGAAACAAGGTAG
- the tilS gene encoding tRNA lysidine(34) synthetase TilS yields the protein MVSLFIEHIRKKNLLDPESTYLLGLSGGIDSVALAYLLKSASFNFEIAHVNYGLRGSESDGDESFVKKLAESWGLPFHLKKVDDTSFEKSSTSVQMTARDIRYSWFEELVQERNLQGILVAHHFEDQIETVFLNLLRGTGIEGTYGMSERRGRIIRPLLPFHRSEILDFMTSNGYQWREDSSNLKSDYKRNYLRNEVFPLIEARFPEGMDSLDKSFKRLKDTGKAFFHLYGDWRDQHILHQEGYQILEFKHLSYLPGKHSLLFYWLRDYGFGFSEVEDILETAENGHSGKVFYSREFMLNVDRERLILGKLEIDWEPVSIEKNDIRVELNAGRFDILYLNGDVEIDRNAENAMLDRDKLSFPLTVRRWELGDKIVPLGMKSEKKISDLLIDLKVPLIEKRKVAVLLSGNEVAWVLGYRISEKFKCDSTTKNILYFKKIHS from the coding sequence ATGGTAAGTCTTTTTATCGAACATATACGGAAAAAAAATCTTTTAGATCCAGAATCCACTTATTTATTGGGACTAAGTGGTGGGATTGACAGCGTGGCGCTAGCTTACTTGCTCAAATCTGCAAGTTTCAATTTTGAAATTGCACATGTCAATTACGGACTTCGTGGTTCTGAGAGTGATGGAGATGAATCTTTTGTTAAAAAGCTGGCGGAATCATGGGGTTTGCCCTTTCACCTGAAAAAAGTGGATGATACTTCTTTTGAAAAAAGCAGTACTTCGGTACAAATGACCGCAAGAGATATCCGGTATAGCTGGTTTGAAGAACTTGTTCAGGAAAGGAACCTTCAGGGAATATTAGTGGCCCACCATTTTGAGGATCAAATAGAAACCGTATTTCTTAATTTGTTGAGAGGTACCGGAATTGAAGGGACATATGGAATGTCCGAAAGAAGGGGAAGGATCATCCGCCCTTTGCTCCCCTTTCATAGATCAGAAATACTCGATTTCATGACTTCAAATGGATATCAGTGGAGAGAGGACAGTTCTAACCTAAAAAGCGATTACAAAAGAAATTATTTAAGGAATGAAGTGTTCCCTTTGATTGAGGCCAGGTTTCCGGAGGGTATGGATAGTTTGGACAAAAGCTTCAAAAGGTTGAAGGATACAGGTAAGGCATTTTTCCACCTTTATGGGGATTGGAGAGACCAGCATATTCTCCATCAAGAGGGATATCAGATTCTGGAGTTTAAGCATCTTTCCTATTTGCCTGGAAAACATTCTCTTTTATTTTATTGGTTGAGAGATTATGGATTTGGCTTTTCCGAAGTTGAAGATATTCTGGAAACTGCCGAAAATGGACACTCCGGCAAGGTTTTTTATTCCAGGGAATTTATGCTCAATGTTGACCGGGAGCGTTTGATTTTAGGAAAGCTTGAAATTGACTGGGAGCCGGTGAGTATTGAAAAAAATGATATCAGGGTAGAGCTTAATGCCGGCAGGTTTGATATCCTATATTTGAACGGAGACGTTGAAATAGACAGGAATGCAGAAAACGCGATGCTGGATAGAGATAAACTTTCTTTTCCGCTTACCGTTAGGAGATGGGAGTTAGGGGATAAAATAGTCCCCTTAGGCATGAAATCAGAGAAAAAAATATCTGATTTATTAATAGATTTGAAAGTTCCTTTGATCGAAAAGAGGAAGGTAGCTGTTTTGTTGAGCGGAAATGAGGTGGCCTGGGTTTTGGGTTACAGAATCAGTGAAAAATTTAAATGTGATTCCACCACCAAAAATATCCTGTACTTTAAAAAGATACATTCATGA